A stretch of Triticum aestivum cultivar Chinese Spring chromosome 1D, IWGSC CS RefSeq v2.1, whole genome shotgun sequence DNA encodes these proteins:
- the LOC123181033 gene encoding uncharacterized protein isoform X2, whose translation MEKESLAPSLYTGQTFMDGFAEIRDIPSEYRWKENKKEMKADEYHGLSYHEVLGKFLSAKEQNYMASTSATILGETMDLVKPLCTKDDVFRVRVEMHRAKEIYTKEETLFKSEAVQDELLVNDGLSATSYAHFFHKDPSPRCDYYKPTTLEGDIQYIFFFDKLVELTRYRETRDMVFARAIAIARSGFRKMLFFQIKIGVDQCLELMLRGEKMWQRKELYYHIVYETVFGNNKREDVIKHIQEGQVQLFYDLIEFARLDVDDYKVIVEETLDHLVELSRAKLPSKESIKNGAYKKMISEELNKLFPRRTRLYTHFLKKKIETAEKYGLISEGASKDLDKRRFCITP comes from the exons ATGGAGAAGGAAAGCTTGGCTCCAAGTTTGTATACAGGCCAAACATTCATGGATGGTTTTGCTGAGATCCGGGATATCCCCTCAGAATATCGTTGGAAAGAAAACAAGAAGGAGATGAAGGCGGATGAATACCATGGATTAAGTTACCATGAAGTGTTGGGCAAATTCTTGTCAGCCAAGGAACAAAATTACATGGCATCTACTTCGGCTACGATTCTTGGGGAGACAATGGATTTGGTGAAGCCACTGTGCACCAAGGATGACGTTTTTCgcgttcgtgtggagatgcaccGTGCAAAGGAGATTTACACTAAAGAAGAGACCCTCTTCAAGAGTGAGGCCGTACAGGACGAGCTTCT CGTGAACGATGGTCTCTCTGCGACTTCCTATGCGCACTTCTTCCACAAG GATCCCTCTCCACGCTGCGACTACTATAAACCTACCACCTTAGAAGGTGATATTCAGTACATATTTTTTTTTGACAAACTGGTGGAGTTAACAAGATATAGAGAAACCAGAGATATGGTGTTTGCTAGGGCTATCGCCATTGCAAGGAGTGGTTTCAGAAAAATGCTCTTTTTCCAAATTAAGATTGGCGTCGATCAGTGTTTAGAACTGATGCTCCGGGGAGAGAAGATGTGGCAGAGAAAAGAGCTGTATTATCACATAGTGTATGAAACTGTTTTCGGAAACAATAAGCGTGAAGATGTTATCAAGCATATCCAGGAGGGACAAGTTCAGCTTTTCTACGATCTTATTGAGTTCGCCCGCCTAGATGTGGATGACTATAAAGTTATTGTAGAAGAGACG CTTGATCATCTCGTTGAGCTATCTCGTGCCAAG TTGCCCTCGAAGGAAAGCATTAAGAATGGTGCTTACAAAAAGATGATTTCTGAGGAGCTCAATAAGCTG TTCCCAAGACGTACTCGGCTTTATACGCATTTTCTCAAGAAGAAGATAGAGACCGCCGAAAAATATGGCCTGATAAGCGAG GGAGCTTCTAAAGATCTTGATAAAAGGAGATTCTGTATTACACCATAA
- the LOC123181033 gene encoding uncharacterized protein isoform X1 → MEKESLAPSLYTGQTFMDGFAEIRDIPSEYRWKENKKEMKADEYHGLSYHEVLGKFLSAKEQNYMASTSATILGETMDLVKPLCTKDDVFRVRVEMHRAKEIYTKEETLFKSEAVQDELLVDPSDTKPYCYVNDGLSATSYAHFFHKDPSPRCDYYKPTTLEGDIQYIFFFDKLVELTRYRETRDMVFARAIAIARSGFRKMLFFQIKIGVDQCLELMLRGEKMWQRKELYYHIVYETVFGNNKREDVIKHIQEGQVQLFYDLIEFARLDVDDYKVIVEETLDHLVELSRAKLPSKESIKNGAYKKMISEELNKLFPRRTRLYTHFLKKKIETAEKYGLISEGASKDLDKRRFCITP, encoded by the exons ATGGAGAAGGAAAGCTTGGCTCCAAGTTTGTATACAGGCCAAACATTCATGGATGGTTTTGCTGAGATCCGGGATATCCCCTCAGAATATCGTTGGAAAGAAAACAAGAAGGAGATGAAGGCGGATGAATACCATGGATTAAGTTACCATGAAGTGTTGGGCAAATTCTTGTCAGCCAAGGAACAAAATTACATGGCATCTACTTCGGCTACGATTCTTGGGGAGACAATGGATTTGGTGAAGCCACTGTGCACCAAGGATGACGTTTTTCgcgttcgtgtggagatgcaccGTGCAAAGGAGATTTACACTAAAGAAGAGACCCTCTTCAAGAGTGAGGCCGTACAGGACGAGCTTCTTGTTGACCCCAGTGATACCAAACCATACTGCTACGTGAACGATGGTCTCTCTGCGACTTCCTATGCGCACTTCTTCCACAAG GATCCCTCTCCACGCTGCGACTACTATAAACCTACCACCTTAGAAGGTGATATTCAGTACATATTTTTTTTTGACAAACTGGTGGAGTTAACAAGATATAGAGAAACCAGAGATATGGTGTTTGCTAGGGCTATCGCCATTGCAAGGAGTGGTTTCAGAAAAATGCTCTTTTTCCAAATTAAGATTGGCGTCGATCAGTGTTTAGAACTGATGCTCCGGGGAGAGAAGATGTGGCAGAGAAAAGAGCTGTATTATCACATAGTGTATGAAACTGTTTTCGGAAACAATAAGCGTGAAGATGTTATCAAGCATATCCAGGAGGGACAAGTTCAGCTTTTCTACGATCTTATTGAGTTCGCCCGCCTAGATGTGGATGACTATAAAGTTATTGTAGAAGAGACG CTTGATCATCTCGTTGAGCTATCTCGTGCCAAG TTGCCCTCGAAGGAAAGCATTAAGAATGGTGCTTACAAAAAGATGATTTCTGAGGAGCTCAATAAGCTG TTCCCAAGACGTACTCGGCTTTATACGCATTTTCTCAAGAAGAAGATAGAGACCGCCGAAAAATATGGCCTGATAAGCGAG GGAGCTTCTAAAGATCTTGATAAAAGGAGATTCTGTATTACACCATAA